A genomic segment from Fuerstiella sp. encodes:
- a CDS encoding efflux RND transporter permease subunit encodes MRSIIAWSVRHTPAMNTVMVAILAVGLLSGSMLRREEFPQFDLEIILVAVAYPGASPEEVETGICQKIEEAVRTVEGIRKITSVAMEGTGNVVIEVRADVPSVQNVLNEIQSEIERIPSFPDLAEEPDIRQVTFRSPAITVGVVAKQKLQTDALDLELRDVAENVRDNLLLINEISAANIVGERDYQIDVEIPEKTLRQYGLTLSEVARRLRQRNLELPGGSLRSYGNTYLLRGKAKRLRGEEIAKIPILTSPDGVVLTVSDLGTVRDQFVDTTAISRINGRPGLAITVNAGKRDDLLSMANAVRDYVTTTVPPSGYEFVIWGDSSVNVRDRLDLLRRNGLQGLALVLIVLALFLEIRLAFWVSMGIPVSLLGACAVLLYFDHTLNMLSLFAFLITLGIVVDDAIVIGENIYAHQESGKPFISAAIEGTLEVVPSVAMSIATTVVAFTPMLYVTGTMGKFFAVMPVSVIAMLIISLIESTLILPCHLAHERNTSIPYSAGLNRFTGSLLTRFVAAIYTPLVKYSVKNPAVTCCTALTILLLTASLVTNGTVERIFFPKVDSPEIVADVVFPDGTPAGITDQTTERIEKAIIEIGKQHSSANSALIRSIHRVVGTASSQGGGGGISNRGGGEGSHVGHVNVELAENTQRTMTSAEVLDRWRELVGEIPGVESIRFRAQSGGPAGKSLEFKLLATPNHMTDLESVVEATKRKLETYDGVRDVDDDSRPGKWELQLKSRPNGVAMGVPLEQIARTVRASYYGEEVMRLQRGRHEVKLMVRYPAADRNSLAALNEIRVDAGDGVQRPISELAQVDVVRGYSEINRINQRRSITISADVEEGRGNAENIVNDLQATFLNKQLADHPWLSIRWEGQQEQRAESLASLVTGMGVALIAIYVLLTIQFNSYIQPAIVMGVIPFGFVGAIWGHAIMHLPLTLFSMLGLVALTGVVVNDSIVLVDFINRRVRAGIPLHAAILESGTRRFRPVLLTSLTTIAGLLPILTEQSFQAQMVIPMAVSLCFGLSLATLLVLVLVPTFYSIYGSIVGDRIAQHVQTETTDAPQPHNDQLSGQRSHIPTSQ; translated from the coding sequence GTGAGATCAATCATCGCCTGGTCAGTTCGCCACACGCCCGCTATGAACACGGTTATGGTGGCAATCCTTGCCGTGGGTTTGCTCAGCGGATCCATGCTGCGGCGCGAAGAGTTCCCGCAGTTTGATCTGGAAATCATTCTGGTGGCAGTAGCGTATCCGGGCGCCAGTCCCGAAGAAGTCGAAACCGGGATCTGTCAGAAAATTGAAGAAGCCGTCCGGACGGTCGAGGGAATACGGAAGATTACTTCTGTAGCGATGGAAGGAACGGGCAACGTCGTCATCGAAGTTCGTGCCGACGTACCGAGCGTCCAGAACGTCCTGAACGAAATTCAGTCGGAAATAGAACGAATTCCCAGCTTCCCGGACCTGGCAGAGGAACCGGACATTCGTCAGGTCACATTTCGTTCTCCGGCAATCACAGTGGGTGTTGTGGCGAAGCAAAAGCTTCAGACTGATGCACTGGACCTGGAACTGCGTGATGTCGCGGAGAACGTTCGCGACAACCTGCTGTTGATCAATGAAATCTCAGCAGCCAACATCGTTGGTGAACGCGATTACCAGATCGACGTGGAAATCCCTGAAAAGACACTTCGTCAGTACGGGTTAACGCTGTCCGAAGTTGCCCGACGACTTCGACAGCGCAACCTGGAACTCCCCGGCGGGAGTCTGCGAAGCTACGGCAACACTTATTTACTCAGAGGCAAGGCCAAACGGCTGCGGGGAGAAGAAATCGCGAAGATACCGATCCTCACCAGTCCGGACGGCGTGGTTCTGACCGTCAGTGATTTAGGAACGGTCAGAGACCAGTTTGTCGATACAACAGCCATCAGTCGCATCAACGGGCGGCCTGGCCTGGCCATCACGGTCAATGCCGGAAAGAGAGACGATTTACTGTCGATGGCCAATGCCGTCCGCGATTATGTGACAACCACAGTTCCCCCGTCTGGCTACGAATTTGTTATCTGGGGCGATTCCTCGGTTAACGTTCGTGACCGCCTCGACCTGCTCCGCCGCAATGGTCTCCAGGGACTGGCGCTGGTGCTGATTGTACTTGCACTGTTTTTGGAAATCCGACTGGCGTTCTGGGTTTCGATGGGAATTCCGGTTTCGCTTCTGGGCGCCTGTGCAGTACTGCTGTATTTCGATCACACCCTCAACATGCTGTCGCTGTTCGCATTTCTGATCACTCTGGGCATCGTGGTCGATGATGCGATTGTCATCGGTGAAAATATTTATGCGCACCAGGAATCGGGTAAGCCGTTCATATCTGCGGCAATTGAGGGAACACTCGAAGTGGTACCGTCGGTTGCAATGTCTATTGCAACAACGGTTGTGGCGTTCACGCCCATGCTGTACGTGACGGGAACCATGGGCAAATTTTTTGCGGTGATGCCGGTGTCCGTCATCGCTATGCTGATTATCTCACTGATCGAAAGTACACTTATTCTCCCCTGCCATCTCGCGCACGAACGAAACACATCCATTCCGTATTCGGCAGGACTCAACCGATTCACGGGCAGTCTCCTGACTCGATTCGTGGCTGCAATCTATACCCCGCTGGTGAAATACTCAGTGAAGAATCCGGCTGTTACCTGCTGCACAGCCCTCACCATACTCCTGCTGACCGCATCGCTGGTTACCAACGGAACGGTGGAACGAATTTTTTTTCCCAAAGTGGACAGTCCGGAAATTGTCGCAGATGTGGTATTCCCCGACGGAACGCCTGCAGGTATCACGGATCAGACAACCGAACGAATCGAAAAGGCCATCATCGAAATCGGAAAACAGCACAGTTCTGCGAATTCGGCACTGATCCGGTCGATCCATCGTGTGGTGGGAACAGCCAGCAGCCAGGGAGGTGGCGGGGGAATTAGTAATCGTGGCGGCGGGGAAGGCAGTCACGTCGGACACGTTAATGTCGAACTGGCAGAGAATACTCAGCGCACGATGACCAGCGCTGAGGTTCTCGACAGATGGAGAGAGCTTGTTGGTGAAATTCCGGGCGTCGAGTCGATCCGGTTCCGGGCGCAGTCCGGCGGACCTGCAGGCAAATCACTGGAATTCAAATTGCTGGCGACTCCAAATCACATGACAGATCTGGAATCGGTTGTCGAAGCCACAAAACGAAAGCTGGAGACATACGATGGCGTTCGGGACGTAGATGACGATTCACGTCCTGGCAAATGGGAATTGCAGCTGAAATCCCGCCCGAACGGTGTGGCCATGGGAGTTCCTCTGGAACAAATCGCCCGTACAGTTCGTGCCTCCTATTATGGAGAAGAAGTCATGAGGCTGCAGCGAGGTCGTCACGAAGTGAAACTGATGGTTCGCTATCCTGCAGCCGATCGCAACTCACTGGCCGCACTGAATGAAATTCGGGTGGATGCGGGCGACGGTGTTCAGCGTCCCATCTCGGAACTGGCACAGGTGGATGTCGTCCGCGGCTATTCCGAAATCAACCGCATCAATCAACGTCGATCGATCACGATTAGTGCTGACGTGGAAGAAGGCAGAGGAAATGCTGAAAACATTGTTAATGATCTGCAGGCGACTTTTTTGAACAAACAGCTTGCCGATCACCCCTGGCTGAGTATTCGCTGGGAAGGTCAACAGGAACAGCGAGCGGAATCGCTTGCCAGTCTGGTCACAGGAATGGGTGTGGCTCTGATTGCTATCTATGTGTTGCTGACGATTCAGTTCAATTCGTACATTCAGCCGGCAATTGTGATGGGTGTGATCCCGTTCGGGTTCGTGGGAGCCATCTGGGGACATGCCATCATGCATCTCCCTCTGACCCTGTTCAGTATGCTGGGGCTGGTGGCACTGACGGGAGTCGTCGTGAACGATTCGATCGTACTGGTGGATTTCATCAACCGCCGCGTCAGAGCCGGTATCCCACTGCACGCAGCCATTCTGGAGTCGGGTACCCGACGATTTCGCCCCGTACTGCTGACTTCCCTGACAACAATTGCCGGTCTGTTACCGATCCTCACAGAGCAGTCCTTTCAGGCGCAAATGGTGATTCCCATGGCGGTCAGTCTGTGCTTCGGACTATCGCTGGCCACACTGCTGGTACTGGTGCTGGTGCCCACATTTTACTCGATCTACGGGTCAATCGTGGGAGACCGAATTGCACAGCACGTTCAAACCGAAACAACAGACGCTCCTCAGCCTCATAACGATCAACTGTCGGGACAGCGTTCACACATTCCCACCTCCCAGTGA
- a CDS encoding HlyD family efflux transporter periplasmic adaptor subunit, with the protein MQILKKVLLCFAILGTGISYLVYFGRPAKVLQNQQQSETRPLVKTITVSSHNEPFVIEMDGNANSLRTTTVAAQVNGQIKRRPSNARSGMFVQEGDILFEVDDTNYRLELEHLEAQLNQTDEETASVEVDIINTSELITLAKEDARLQKKHLNRMTDAFARKSASETDVESALRQEISTRNALQTLLNTKRSGQQMLKQMAATRQLVTARIKQAQVNLERCRVQAPVSGTIVDDIAEQGDYIRDGDELVHISDSSQIEVRCSLQADDLVWVLRKASASAASTEAMLADPLANPIPCDVTYEFGGAEFLWQGSLSRFEGTGIDRDTRTFPCRVTVAEPDSYRVNKRQKRNLSIAPILSSGMFVTVKLPISGLGKLLRVPANAVRPGENVWAVRDGIMQVISVNILESTDDYMLIESDESGVRESDQLVISPLISARDGMEVREESLQ; encoded by the coding sequence GTGCAGATTCTGAAAAAGGTTTTGCTGTGTTTTGCCATCCTGGGCACCGGCATTAGTTACCTGGTGTATTTCGGACGGCCTGCAAAGGTGCTGCAGAATCAACAGCAGTCGGAGACAAGGCCCCTGGTAAAAACAATAACAGTTTCCAGTCATAACGAGCCGTTCGTCATCGAAATGGACGGCAACGCCAATTCGCTGAGGACCACGACCGTGGCTGCTCAGGTCAACGGCCAGATCAAACGACGACCATCAAATGCCCGAAGTGGTATGTTTGTCCAAGAGGGAGATATCCTTTTCGAGGTCGACGATACAAATTACAGACTCGAACTCGAACACCTGGAAGCTCAACTGAACCAGACCGATGAAGAAACGGCGTCAGTTGAAGTTGATATTATCAACACCAGTGAACTGATCACGCTGGCTAAAGAGGATGCCCGACTGCAAAAGAAACATCTGAACAGAATGACAGATGCCTTCGCCCGAAAATCTGCCTCGGAGACTGACGTCGAGTCAGCCCTCCGACAGGAAATTTCAACTCGAAATGCACTCCAGACCCTGCTGAATACAAAACGATCCGGACAGCAGATGCTGAAACAGATGGCCGCGACCAGACAACTGGTCACGGCCCGGATCAAACAGGCCCAGGTCAACCTGGAACGCTGCCGTGTGCAGGCTCCTGTTTCCGGAACAATTGTCGACGACATCGCAGAACAGGGAGATTACATCAGAGACGGCGACGAGCTCGTGCATATCAGTGATTCCAGTCAGATTGAAGTCCGCTGCAGCCTGCAGGCGGATGATCTGGTCTGGGTTCTGAGAAAGGCCAGCGCATCAGCAGCATCCACAGAAGCCATGCTGGCTGATCCACTCGCCAATCCAATTCCGTGTGATGTGACCTACGAATTTGGTGGTGCTGAATTTCTGTGGCAGGGCAGTCTTTCGCGGTTCGAGGGTACTGGAATTGATCGTGACACCCGAACATTTCCCTGCCGCGTGACGGTTGCAGAACCCGACAGTTATCGCGTCAACAAAAGACAGAAACGAAATCTCAGCATTGCACCTATTCTGTCTTCGGGGATGTTCGTCACTGTAAAACTTCCGATTTCCGGACTCGGAAAACTGCTGCGTGTGCCGGCGAATGCCGTACGGCCGGGAGAAAACGTCTGGGCCGTCCGGGATGGAATTATGCAGGTAATCAGTGTCAACATTCTGGAGTCGACCGATGATTACATGCTGATTGAGTCAGACGAATCCGGTGTGAGAGAAAGTGATCAGCTTGTCATCTCACCTCTGATCTCAGCCCGGGATGGAATGGAAGTCCGTGAGGAGAGCCTACAGTGA